GATCGACGCAAAGACTGACTGGGTGGATGTCGGCGCACTGGATGCCATTCAGGAGGGGCGGGCGATCGTCGGCGTGCTTCCTCGAGGGGAGCGGGTTGCCGTGTTCCGGTTCAAGAACCGGTTGTCGGCACTTTCCAACCTGTGCTCGCACCAGAATGGTCCGATCGGGGAGGGCAAGGTGGTCATGGGTTTTGCAACCTGCCCCTGGCACGGCTATCAATATCGTCTGGAGGACGGTTGCGCCCCGCCGCCCTTCAGGGAGAGAGTGCGCAAATATCGTGTGAAGATCTCCGGTGCGCGTGTCCTGGTCGATCCGGTCGCCGTGCCGCTCGGGACGAGGATCGAGCCCGTCGTGATCGACGGTGCGCCGCCCCCTGCCTCTCCACCACTGCCGTCGAGAAGGACTTCGCCATGATGCCTCGGCCGCCAGATCCCGGATTTTTCATTGGCTATGCGAAGAAGGTCCCACCGGAAATCGCGCAGTGTGCGCTTCTCGTCAGTGTGTTCTTCCTCCTGGGCCTTGTCTCGGCGTCACTGGCCTTCTCGCTCTCGGCCCAGGATCCCGGCTCCGGTGGTTATGTCGACGAATTGAAGGGCGGGCGTCTGGCTGGCGTCCTGGAAACGCTGCCCTATCCCATCCTGCGCGTACCCGCACAGGATGGCAAAGGCCCACGCGCCATCATGCTGTCCGGGCAGGGAAAGGCGGGTGTCGCCAACGCCGCCGATCCTCTCGCTGGGCAGTGGGCCGAAGTCTCCGGCATCTTCGTCAAGCGCGGCGAGCTTGACATGCTGCTGGTAGGTGGCCGCAACGGGTTGGCAGGCGTGGAGCCACCGGCAGGTGCCGTCCAGCCTCAAGCCCCGGTCGCCCTTGGCCGCTGGCGTCTGACGGGCGAAATCTGCGACGGCAAGTGTTACGCCGGTGCCATGCGGCCGGGAACCGGGCTTGCGCACAAGGCCTGCGCCAATCTCTGCATCACTGGCGGCGTGCCGCCCGTTTTCGTGACGACTTCGCCGGTGGAAGGCCACAACTTCCTGCTGATGGCAGGCGCTGATGGAGGACCCTTGCCGCGCGCACTGCTCGATCACACCGGTTTGCTGATCGAGCTCGAGGGTGAGATCGAGCAGCGCGACGATATCATGATCTTCAAGGTCGAAACGCCCGCCAGACCTGGTGTGGCCTCATGAGCGAGGACACGCGGCCATCGCGTTTGCGCCATCTCTTGGGCCTTGTCTTCGTTGCGGGCCTCGTCTGGTTCCTGTGGATCCTGTGGACTAATGGCCCGACTTACCTGCGCGGCACGATCTTCCAGGATCTGTCCGTGATCGCCTATGTCGTCGCCGCTTTCGCAACCTTGACCCTGGCCGAGCGGATTGCCAGCGTCTGGAACAGACGCTGAAGCAGGCGGGCTCCCGCTCAATCCGCGTCTGGTTCCAGAAGCCGCAGGACTGCCTCGCGGTCGGCATCGAGATGCGGGGGGCGAGTGTGGTAGTGAACAGGCGTCACCGACATCTTGAGCGGATTTCCAAGAAGGCGAACCGGATCCTCGGCCTCATCCCCCGGCAGTTCCACCACCATTCCGCGCGCCAGCGTATGGGGATCGGTGAGGACGGTATCGATGGTCGCGACGCGGCCGGCCGGCACACCGGCGCCGAGCAGGCGCTGCTCCCAGGACAGAGCGGTATCCCTGGAAATTTCCGCCTGGATCAGGGCCTGCAGATCTTCAAGATTGGCGAGCCTGTCCCGGTTTCTTCTGAACCGGTCGTCGAGGGCGAGTTCTGCAAGTCCTATTGCCTCGGCAAAGCGTGCGAATTGCTGGTCATTGCCGACAGCAACGGCCAGATACTCATCGGATGCCGCAAATGTCTGGTAAGGCGCGATATTGGGATGTGCATTGCCGAGAGCCTTGGGCACCCGGCCTGAAACCAGATGATTTGTGGCTGCGTTGATGAGCCAGGCGACCTGGCTGTCATAAAGAGCAAGGTCGATATGCTGCCCTTGTCCCGTGCGGTCGCGGTGCCTGAGCGCCGCCAGAACGCCGACGGTTGCATACATGCCGCACATGACGTCGGCGATCCCGACGCCCACCTTGACGGGTTTGCCCCCGGCTGTCTCCGGTTCGCCGGTGATGCTCATGATCCCGCCCATGGCCTGGATGAGGAAATCGTAGCCGATGCGGTCGGAATACGGACCCGTCTGGCCAAATCCTGTTATCGAGCACCAGATGATGTCGGGCTTGATGAGCCTCAGGTCCTCATAGCCGATACCGCGGCGCGCGAGGTCTCCGGGCTTGTAGTTTTCGACCACGACGTCTGAAATGGCCACCAGCCGGCGCAGCAAGGCAACGCCTTCCTCGCTCGTGATGTCGATGGCGATCGATTTCTTGTTCCGGTTCGCAGAGAGGAAATAGGCGCTCAGGTCGCTGTCATTGCCATCGGCGTCGGGCAGAAAGGGCGGCCCCCAGCTGCGGGTATCGTCTCCGCTCCCGGGCTTTTCGACCTTGATCACCTCGGCGCCGAGATCGGCCATGAGCTGGGTTGCCGTCGGGCCAGCCAGAATGCGGGACAGGTCCAGCACGCGCAGTCCTTCAAGGCTGCCAGGTGCAACTTGTGTGTCTTGTTTGCTCATTGTGTCAAACTTCTCAGATGCCATGTCGTGTCATGCCTTCCAGGGCGCGGCCTTGAACCAGGCCACCAGATAAGCGGTACCGATAAGCAGGGCGAAGCCGGTGAGATTGGCAACCGTCATCCACACAGGCGTGCGTCCGACATGATCGAGCCAGATGCCGATCATCTGTGCGACAACCATGCCTGTGGTGAAGACGGCCAGGGATTGTTGCCCAACCTTCATCAACACGCGCGTGGCGGGATAGACGCGCGGATGGATCAACCTCTGCCCCCCGACGCCGACGGCATGGAAGGCGATATAGGCGAGTGCCACGAAGTGGACGAGCCGCAACAGGCCGAACGTGGTCTTGTTGGTCAAAGGCCGGATGGCCTGAGCGGCATCCCGGAAGAATGCGGATGCGTCGAGGACCATGTACCAGGCGAAGGGGATGGTCACGAGAACGACCACGATGGCCAAAGCCATGACCCATCGATTGTCTGGCGGCGGAACGATTGTCCCGCGCATCAGAAAGAAGCCGAGGAAGAAGATGAGCTGCCAGCCGAAGGGGTCGAAGAACCAGCGGCGATCGGACCACGGTTCCGCTGGAAAATGCACCAGGGAAAACTGAGCGGACAGCCAAAGCACGACCATCAGCAGTATCGGCAGATACCGGTTCGCTCGCTCAGCCAAGAGCATGAGCGGCATGAGGGCCAGGATCACCATGTACATCGGGAGGATGTCGAAATAGTTCGGCACATAGGTGAGGGTCATCAGTCCCGGAAGAAGCGGGGCGGGGTCGGTGAAAAGCCGGACGAGATTGAGGCTCTGTATGTAGGAGGTACCGTCCGGCTTGTTGCCGGCGGCGGCCATCAGCGTTGCGACCACGATGAAAACGCAGATATGCGACCAGTAGATCTGCCAGATGCGCTGCACCACCCGTGCCGACAGCATGACGATCCCCTCCCGGTCGAAAAGGCGACCGAACGCAATCGCCGATGCCATGCCCGACAGGAAGACGAACATTTCGGTGGCATCCGAAAATCCGAAACGCGCCGGGATCCACAGGGCCCAATGGTCGTTCGGCACATGCGCGAGCAGTATGATCAGCATTCCGATCCCGCGAAACACGTCGAGACGGGGGTCGCGGGGGCGCTTGATGCGTGGCGGGAGGTCGGAGCTGGCGGCCGGTTCAGAATGCGTTTTTGTAAGCATCGGCATCAAACTTGCATGAAATCAGAGTGAAATTCGCCCGGCCGTCTGCGGCAGCGAGCTCGCGGCGGAGATCGTCGGCGGTTTCGACGCGAACGCCGTGTCCACCAAATCCCGTTGCAATGGTGGCAAAGTCCGTTTCTCCCAGCGAGACGCCAGCGGAAGCAAGCCCCGCAGAGGACTGCTTCAACGCGATGAGCGCCAGGCTTTGATCCTGGAAGACGACCACAGTGACGGGATGGCCGTTGTCGCGCAATGTAGCCAGTTCCCCGATCCCCATCTCAAGCCCGCCATCGCCCATCACGGCAAAGACGCGGCGTTCGGGATCGGCG
This DNA window, taken from Peteryoungia algae, encodes the following:
- a CDS encoding CaiB/BaiF CoA transferase family protein, which translates into the protein MSKQDTQVAPGSLEGLRVLDLSRILAGPTATQLMADLGAEVIKVEKPGSGDDTRSWGPPFLPDADGNDSDLSAYFLSANRNKKSIAIDITSEEGVALLRRLVAISDVVVENYKPGDLARRGIGYEDLRLIKPDIIWCSITGFGQTGPYSDRIGYDFLIQAMGGIMSITGEPETAGGKPVKVGVGIADVMCGMYATVGVLAALRHRDRTGQGQHIDLALYDSQVAWLINAATNHLVSGRVPKALGNAHPNIAPYQTFAASDEYLAVAVGNDQQFARFAEAIGLAELALDDRFRRNRDRLANLEDLQALIQAEISRDTALSWEQRLLGAGVPAGRVATIDTVLTDPHTLARGMVVELPGDEAEDPVRLLGNPLKMSVTPVHYHTRPPHLDADREAVLRLLEPDAD
- a CDS encoding OpgC family protein; translated protein: MLIILLAHVPNDHWALWIPARFGFSDATEMFVFLSGMASAIAFGRLFDREGIVMLSARVVQRIWQIYWSHICVFIVVATLMAAAGNKPDGTSYIQSLNLVRLFTDPAPLLPGLMTLTYVPNYFDILPMYMVILALMPLMLLAERANRYLPILLMVVLWLSAQFSLVHFPAEPWSDRRWFFDPFGWQLIFFLGFFLMRGTIVPPPDNRWVMALAIVVVLVTIPFAWYMVLDASAFFRDAAQAIRPLTNKTTFGLLRLVHFVALAYIAFHAVGVGGQRLIHPRVYPATRVLMKVGQQSLAVFTTGMVVAQMIGIWLDHVGRTPVWMTVANLTGFALLIGTAYLVAWFKAAPWKA